DNA from Streptomyces sp. NBC_01260:
GAGCTATACCCACCACGTCCGGTCTTTTTCTGACCGGCCGAGAAAAAGTGTACAGGGTCTTGGAGGGTGCTCGCGCCTCCATTGTTCAACCGCCGGTCCCGGCCCCCGGAAGGGCCGTGACCAGCAGCTTCCCACGATGCTAGACCGAGGGCGGGGTCAGCCGCGCCGCGATCGACTTCGCGCGTTCCGAGTCCGGTCCCGGCTGCGGGACGAAGACCGCCTCGCGGTAGTAGCGCAGCTCGGTGATGGAGTCGCGGATGTCCGCGAGCGCCCGGTGGTTGCCGTTCTTTTCGGGACTGTTGAAATACGCCCTCGGGAACCAGCGGCGGGCCAGTTCCTTGACCGAGGAGACATCGACGATCCGGTAGTGGAGGTAGCCCTCCAGTGACGGCATGTCCCGCAGCAGGAATCCGCGGTCGGTGCCGACCGTGTTCCCGCAGAGCGGGGCCTTGCCGGGCTCCTTCACGTGCTCGCGCACATAGGCCAGGACCCTCTCCTCGGCGTCGGCCAGGGTGGTGCCCCCGGCCAGCTCGTCGAGCAGGCCCGAGGCGGTGTGCATCTGCCGCACCACCTCGGGCATGGTCTCCAGGGCCGCGTCCGGCGGGCGGATCACGATGTCCACCCCGTCGCCGAGCACGTTCAACTCCGAGTCGGTGACCAGTGCGGCCACCTCGATGAGTGCGTCTTCCGTCAACGAGAGCCCGGTCATCTCGCAGTCGATCCACACCATGCGGTCGTTCATGCGCCCCACCCTACGGGGCACTCCGCTGCCCCGGCAGGGCCGGGCGCCCTGCCGCGTAGGCGTCGGAGCCCGGCCTCCCGTGCTCGGCGCGGCCCGCGTCCAGCGCTGCCGGGGCAGCGGCGGACTGACCCGCGGGAGCGGCGGCACGACGGCCCGCGGGACTGCCCTGGGCGGGCACCACCTCGGCGACCTGGCCGACCGGCTCAGGACCTCCGCCCTGCGGACGACGGGCCCGGTAGGCGGCCCGGTACGCGGCGGGGGAGGAGCCCAGCTGACGCCGGAAGTGTCCGCGCAGCGCGACCGGCGAGCGGAAGCCGCAGCGGCCCGCGACCTCGTCGACCGAGTAGTCGGACGTCTCCAGCAGCCGCTGCGCCTGCAGCACCCGCTGGGTGATCAGCCACTGGAGCGGTGCGCTGCCGGTGAGCGAACGGAACCTCCGGTCAAAGGTCCGCCGGCTCATGTAGGCGCGCGCGGCGAGCGTCTCCACGTCGAACTGCTCGTGCAGATGCTCCAGCGCCCAGGCCACGACCTCGGCGAGCGGGTCGGAGCCGATCTCCTCGGGTAAAGACCTGTCGAGGTAGCGCTCCTGGCCGCCACTGCGCCGCGGCGGCACGACGAGCCGGCGGGCGAGTGCCCCGGCGGCCTCCGTGCCGTGGTCCGAGCGGACTATGTGCAGACAGAGATCGATGCCGGCCGCTGTACCCGCGGAGGTGAGCACATCGCCGTCGTCGACGAACAGTTCGCGCGGATCGACGTGGACCGACGGATAGCGCTTGGCCAGCGTCGGTGCGTACATCCAGTGTGTGGTCGCCGGGCGGCCGTCGAGCAGTCCGGCCGCGGCGAGGACGAAGGCCCCCGTGCACAGCCCGACGATTCTGGCGCCCTCCTCGTGGGCGCGGCGCAGCGCGTCCAGTGCCTCCACGGGGGGTGGCGAGGTGATCGAGCGCCAGGCGGGCACCACGACGGTGCCGGCCCTGCTGATCGCCTCCAGCCCGTAGGGCGCGGTGAGTTCGAGTCCCCCTGTGGTGCGCAGCGGT
Protein-coding regions in this window:
- the orn gene encoding oligoribonuclease produces the protein MNDRMVWIDCEMTGLSLTEDALIEVAALVTDSELNVLGDGVDIVIRPPDAALETMPEVVRQMHTASGLLDELAGGTTLADAEERVLAYVREHVKEPGKAPLCGNTVGTDRGFLLRDMPSLEGYLHYRIVDVSSVKELARRWFPRAYFNSPEKNGNHRALADIRDSITELRYYREAVFVPQPGPDSERAKSIAARLTPPSV
- a CDS encoding helix-turn-helix domain-containing protein, whose product is MSQDSATATEAVRKLSGRRRREVVAVLLFSGGPIFESSIPLSVFGIDRQDAGVPRYRLLVCSGEEGPLRTTGGLELTAPYGLEAISRAGTVVVPAWRSITSPPPVEALDALRRAHEEGARIVGLCTGAFVLAAAGLLDGRPATTHWMYAPTLAKRYPSVHVDPRELFVDDGDVLTSAGTAAGIDLCLHIVRSDHGTEAAGALARRLVVPPRRSGGQERYLDRSLPEEIGSDPLAEVVAWALEHLHEQFDVETLAARAYMSRRTFDRRFRSLTGSAPLQWLITQRVLQAQRLLETSDYSVDEVAGRCGFRSPVALRGHFRRQLGSSPAAYRAAYRARRPQGGGPEPVGQVAEVVPAQGSPAGRRAAAPAGQSAAAPAALDAGRAEHGRPGSDAYAAGRPALPGQRSAP